GGCATTGTCGGTATGACGCTGAAAAGCGGCTTGCATACGCACATGCCAGGTGTAGTCGATATCATGAGCAGAGACAAAAAGACGCTTAATGTCATCAGGCACACCATCAATGTGCTTGACCGAGCCAGCATGGGCTATTTGTGCCATCAACTCTTCACTATAAAAGCCTCTTTGCCGGGCCATCTCAGCAAATAATGGATTGACTTCGATAAGCTCTGTGCCGCCCATCACTCGACGCACAAAAGAGACTGCAAAAAGCGGCTCGATACCAGATGTAGTACCAGCGATAATAGAAATAGTACCGGTAGGAGCAATTGTAGTGACAGTGGCATTGCGGCGCTTGATGCCTTTGTCAGCCCAGGTAGTATAGGGCCAGTTGGGAAAAACACCGCGCTCCTCAGCTAGCTGCATCGAAGCCCGGGCCGCTGTCTCATCAATGAAGGTCATCAGGCGCTCACCATGAGTCAGAGCCTGCTCACTATCATAAGCAATGCCAAGTCTGATCAAAGCCTCGGCAAAACCCATCAGCCCCAGACCAATACGGCGATTATTGAGAGTAGCAGAGCGAATAAAGTCAAAGGGATAGCAATTGGCATCAATCACATCATCGAGAAAGCGGACACATAGCTCAACACAGTCAGCCAGCGCTGGATAGTCAAAGTCGCTCTGGTCTGGCAAAATAAATTGAGCCACATTTATTGAGCCCAGATTGCAGGCATCACCTGGACCAAGAGGCTGCTCACCGCAAGGATTAGTGGCTTCGATGTCTTCGGTGCCGGAGATTACAACGCCCAGAGCGTCGTAACTCAATTTAACGGGATCTGATTGATTGATACGGTCAATAAATACAACACCAGGCTCTCCAGTATCGTGAGCATTGTGCACAATCGTCTCAAATAACTGCCTGGCATCAATAGACCTGACCACTTGCTTTGTCTCAGATTGCAGACTGGATGGATGCACCAGATCAAACTGGGCGCCGTCTTTGACCGCTTGCATAAAGTCATCAGTGACAGCCACTGATATATTGAAGTTATTGAGTTTACCTGTATCACGCTTACAAGATATGAATTGCTCAATATCTGGATGGTCCACCCGGAGCATGCCCATATTGGCACCACGCCTGGTACCACCCTGACGAATAGCCTCAGTGGCTGCGTCATAGACAGTCATAAAACTTACCGGTCCAGATGCCACTCCAGTGGAGCTAGCTACTCTATCGTTAGCGGGTCTAATGCGCGAAAAAGAAAACCCTGTACCACCGCCAGTCTTATGAATAAGCGCAGCGTTTTTGCAGGTCTCGAAGATACCCTCTAAATTGTCTGGCACAGGCAAAACAAAACAGGCTGAAAGCTGTCCGCGTTCTTTGCCAGCGTTCATGAGAGTGGGTGAATTGGGCATAAACTGACGATTAAGCATGAGCGCTTTGAACTTATCTTGAAAGCGCATAACTTGGCTATCGCTAGCGCCAAAGTGTTGCTCACTACTGGCCACAGCACGAGCCACACGCTCAAACAATGAAGAGACGTCTTCAATTAGTTTTCCTGCCTCATCTCTAAGGAAGTATCTTTTTTCTAGTACTTTCAGGGCGTTGTCAGAAAACATTCAGACCTCCAGCTATTTCAATCTTATCAAGAAGGTGCAGAAGAACACACACCACTAAAGATGAGTACGAATCATCCTATGTGCCGCTGACAAAGCAATTAAGAAGAAGGTTTACGCCCAAAGAGGCATCCACCGCAATACAAGCAGCGCACATAACCGAGCAAATTTTGAATTATAGAAAAACTATACTACATTTGTATGGCATAGTCCAGTCGAATTAATCTAAAGTCCAGGTTGAGGCAGCTGGAGCTGGACAGGTCCTGTCTATCTTTTTAGCCAGTAGCTCCTTGAGCTTGCTCACGGTGGCATCAACTTGAGCCGGTGTAACTAGATAATCGTCTGCCCCACTCTGAATAACAGATTCACTCTTATCTTGACTGTCGATTAGCATCAAAACTTTTGCCTCACGCCATTGCGGATGACTGCGAATCATCTTGCAAGCCTCCAGACCATTTAAACCAGGCAAACGGGCTTCGATAATCAGTAACTCCGGTCTATACTCCTCAATCAAGTTAAAAGCACTGAGGGCATTGTTGGCGTCTAGCAACTGATATAGAGCCGGCTGCTCAAACTGATCACTAATTATTGTGCGAATAGCCTGACCCCCTGGCGAGTCAGAAGCCGCCACCAGAGCGATACGTCGCACAGTAAGAGGCGCAGATGCTAGACCATCCATAGAGAGCTCACTCCCTTTTACCTTTGCTAGCAGTTGTGATGGCAAACCATCCTGGTCCAAACTGGCAGGTGCGCTCGAAGTATCGCTTTGAGCCACTGTATCCGGTGGCAAAGCCGCTATTAGTGCAGCACTGATCTGCTGCAGCAGCTCCACATAACCAAGATATTCAGCAAGTGCCTGGTCGTCTGGACCGCTCTGTCCAGTAGTGACCAGATCTAATTTTCTCTCTATAAGATTGGCTACCACGCCAAGCTCTATAAATCCAAAAGAACTACCGGTACCATTAATTTGATGCACGGCATTGAGGATCTCGGAGAGACAGACTTGCACAGCCGAAGCGTCGCCAGCAAGAGTTTTGTCCCGGCTCAAAGTTTTGAGAGCTATTTGAATTTGATTGAGTGTCTCAGGAATTTCGCGAATATATTCACAGGCCAGCCTTGAAATCAAAGCCATGGTTTCTAGATCTTGAGCCTGACCAGGCTGACTACGCTGCCGGCGACCGGTCAGGGCACCGCTACTACCAATCCCACCAAAGCACTTAAGGTATGAACTGCTATTACTAGAATCATTGTCAGCACATAGACGTCTGGCTACTATTGGTAAAGATTGGCATTTATCGCTTCGAGAGACAATCTTATCCACTAAAAATATTGGTTGTAATTGCTGGCAAAGAGCACTGCTATAAGCAGATGCCGAGATATAAACAATTGGTATCGACAGGTTAAGTAAGCGCAGCTCACGGATCAAAAGCAATACATTAATAGCAGGCAGAGACTGGTCCACTATAAGCAGTCCGGCATTAGCAATAACGATCTCGTCACTGCCAATCTGATCAAGCAGAGGCAACACCTCAAAGTCAGGTGGCAATAAACTTGTCCTCACCTGCCTATATAGCTCTGACTCGGCAGTAAGCACAAGGACTCTCAATGAAGGCGCGATTGTACCTGCATCTCTGCTTAATCCGGATGCACAATCAAGTTCCTGCGACATAGCCACCCTCCTGCTTTTATTGTATCCAATGCAGCTAGACTGACAATCACCAGTAAGGTTGAGAGTGTCGCTTTAAATTAGGTAAAGAATAATTATTGCCTCATCCTAGCGGGGGATACAAAAATGCCTATTTTGTTGAATCATGGAAAGGTAGGGCGCTTTTGTCAGGTGATTGATGCAAATCGAGAGAATAATGCTCATAGATGATGATGCCTCTATTCGCAAAATTGCGGCAGTCACTCTTGAGCGCGTCGGCAAGTGGCAAGTCAAAACAGCAGATGGGGGATTGAGCGGTTTGGCTATGGCGTCCGAATTTAAGCCCGATGTGATTTTGCTCGATGTGATGATGCCCGGCATGGATGGACCAGCCACCTATAAACTGCTAAAAGAAGATCCAGCAGTAACTAACACTCCAGTAATTTTTATGACAGCAAAAGTACAGGGACAAGAACTAGAAAGTTATAGCCAGCTTGGTGTGCAAGGTGTTATTTCTAAGCCCTTTAATCCGCTCACTCTACCTGCAGAAATAGAAGCTCTGGTCAATGGTGGATAGTCAAATTGGCAGGTAAGCAGCATGATATAGCTCGGTCATTATTGTCAGATACTTCTATTATGGTCAGTACAAAGTGAAGAACTCATTTAGAGTTTTGATGATTGAAGACGATGGACACTACCGCAAGTTTGTCCACGAGCTATTGTCAAAACAAACAGATCCCAGCTTTATTCTCACTTACGCCTCTTCGATAGAAGAGGCTCAGGCTAATCTGGAGCAAAGTCAAACCAATGTCATTTTGCTTGATCTCAATTTGCCGCAAAGCAAGGGACTGACAACACTGTCTAAGGTGCAGGAAATAGCACCGCAATGTCCAATTATTGTCTTGACCGGTAGTGATAACGAAGATCTGGGTTTACAGGCAGTCTCCATGGGTGCTCATGAATATCTAGTCAAACAACATATCAGCAAAGATTCACTGGTACGTTGTATTCGCTATTCAATCGAGAGACACCGTGTTGATCAACAGCGCATGCGCATGGCTGCTATCCAGGATTTTACAGCCATGCTAGCCCATGACCTCAAAGTACCGATGCTCGGAGCCGAAAAAGTATTAGAAGCACTGTTAGCCAAACAACTAGGTGAATTGACCGAGACCCAGGAGCAAGTCATCAATTCACTGCGTGATGCCAATAAAAACCAGCTCAGACTGGTACAAAAACTACTAGAAATTTATCGCTACGAATCAGGCGAATCAAGTCTCGACTTAAGAGAAGTAGACGCCGCCGCAATACTTAATGATTGTGTAAGCGAAATCGGCGCAAGTAAGAAAGTGCCTATTGCAGTAAAAATACAAGCAGAGTGCACGAATACAGTGACAAAGGGTGATGAACAAGCACTGCGTCAATTATTTATCAACCTGCTCGACAATGCCATTAAATACGGTGACAACACAAAGAGCGTAAATGTCATTCTGCAAAACAAAAAAGACAGTCTCAATATTCACATTCAAAATTTTGGCGTGCCACTACCAAGTGGCATACAACATATTATTTTTCACAAGTTTTGGCAGGGCATCCCGGGCAAAACGTATGTAGCAAATACCGGTCTGGGTCTGTATCTCTGCCATCGCATTGCACATCTGCACAGAGGCAATCTGAGCTGTAAAAGCACAAAAGAAGAAGGCACGATTATGACAATCCGACTCCCTCTTGTACCGGTCAACCAACTGGCTGAATCAAAAAAATAGAAGTACTATTTTTTGCCTTAAAACCGAATTCTACAGAGCAGCAAAAGCCACCATATACAATACCAGTCAACAATCAGTGGACAACAAAAAACATTCTATTTTTAGCGTAGCCTTAGAATTAGACCGAATCGGGCTAAACCACTAGGCGCTAAACCTTCAATATGAGACAATCGAACTATTAGGGCGAACATTGCTCATAATGGTCAATCATTGCAGTTGTCCTGCAATAAGGTATCCCAAAATCAAAGGCTTCGCCAAGGTAGGTACAACGTGGACTCCGAAGCTTGCGAAGCAAAAGTTACCAAAACGCTCATATTGGAATTACTGGATAAGATCGAAGATCCAGAACTGCGCTCAAAATTGAGAGCAGCCTTTGAAGTGACCTTAGATAGTTACCAGAGTTTAGAAGCAGAGCAAAAGCTAGAAAACCAGTCAGTCAATTTTGAAATTCTCACTCAGCTAAACCGCGAAGTGCGAGTGCCGCTAAACGCCATAATGGTTTTGAGTGAATCACTGACAAGATCTCCACTGGATGCAAGCTCATTGCACTGCGCCAATTTGATAAAAGATGCCGGCCAAAGCTTGAACAGCCTGATTGAAGGCACACTGGAAGTGGCTAAGATAGATCTTGGAGGCAAAAACATTGCTCAAGATCAGATTGATCTCAACATCCTTATAGAGGATGTCTTTCAAACTCTGGCTCTAGAAAATCTATCTTTTGGCGCGCCCATTAAACTGGATATTCAGTGCCCACTGCCTGATGTCATCGGTGAAGCCGGCAAGTTGAGGCAGATATTGCTGCATTTGACAAAACAAGCCATGCGATTTTCCAGTAATCGCATCACATTGAGAGTGAGCGAAGAGTGTTGCTTTGCAGATGATCAGAGCAATGACGAAAGCTGCCGACTCGAGGCGACGCAAAATAAATCCACTGTCCAGCTTTGCTTTTGTATCAGCTCAGCTGCCAGCCAGAGCGGTAATCCGGCTGATAGCTGGAGTCAATTGAGTATTACTCCGGCGGCCGAAAACGGTGGCATTTTGAGGCCACAGACCAATCTTGGCGTTTATATAGCGCAGAGACTACTGAACAGTCTTCATTCGGAGCTGCGTTTTTATGAACTCGAAGGCTCGTTTTGCTACAACTTCAAGATGTTGTTCGAAACTGCCGATCCATTTAGCCAGGAGAGCGAAAGCCAGAGCTTAAGCGAAGAGCAAGGCGACATCAAAACGGATGCTTATGACCTGACTTTAGCCAGCGGCATCGACGAAAAGGCGCTACTCAAACGCTTTAATCGACCCGTTGCCAAAACTGTACTGAAGCTTTTTGCACAAACTGCAACTCTTGAACTCTGGAAAATAGAAAACTCGCTAGCCAAACGCTGCCTCACTGAAGTGAATGAAGAAGCCCAATCTTTTATCCACTCTTGCCGTACTGTCTGTGCTGAAGATCTGGTCCTGGTATGCGCCGATGTCGAAAGAGCATCGCGTCGAGAAGATGTAGAAGAGGTGCGCCGCCTGGTAAACCAGTTAAAAGAGAAAGTACAAATCACCCTCAAAGAAATCAAA
This DNA window, taken from Candidatus Obscuribacter sp., encodes the following:
- a CDS encoding adenosylcobalamin-dependent ribonucleoside-diphosphate reductase; protein product: MFSDNALKVLEKRYFLRDEAGKLIEDVSSLFERVARAVASSEQHFGASDSQVMRFQDKFKALMLNRQFMPNSPTLMNAGKERGQLSACFVLPVPDNLEGIFETCKNAALIHKTGGGTGFSFSRIRPANDRVASSTGVASGPVSFMTVYDAATEAIRQGGTRRGANMGMLRVDHPDIEQFISCKRDTGKLNNFNISVAVTDDFMQAVKDGAQFDLVHPSSLQSETKQVVRSIDARQLFETIVHNAHDTGEPGVVFIDRINQSDPVKLSYDALGVVISGTEDIEATNPCGEQPLGPGDACNLGSINVAQFILPDQSDFDYPALADCVELCVRFLDDVIDANCYPFDFIRSATLNNRRIGLGLMGFAEALIRLGIAYDSEQALTHGERLMTFIDETAARASMQLAEERGVFPNWPYTTWADKGIKRRNATVTTIAPTGTISIIAGTTSGIEPLFAVSFVRRVMGGTELIEVNPLFAEMARQRGFYSEELMAQIAHAGSVKHIDGVPDDIKRLFVSAHDIDYTWHVRMQAAFQRHTDNAVSKTINFPASATVEQVRQAYLSAWEQGLKGITVYRDTSRRSQVLNIRSTDPLSLSKSTLAEDLLKKIGSAGLPGTVTSPPVCGDRKRSATNVQSALAPVGSFSVSLLPATGGSNSRSKPSVYASVDSCPQCGALSESFLKYEACRLCSSCGYTKC
- a CDS encoding response regulator → MSQELDCASGLSRDAGTIAPSLRVLVLTAESELYRQVRTSLLPPDFEVLPLLDQIGSDEIVIANAGLLIVDQSLPAINVLLLIRELRLLNLSIPIVYISASAYSSALCQQLQPIFLVDKIVSRSDKCQSLPIVARRLCADNDSSNSSSYLKCFGGIGSSGALTGRRQRSQPGQAQDLETMALISRLACEYIREIPETLNQIQIALKTLSRDKTLAGDASAVQVCLSEILNAVHQINGTGSSFGFIELGVVANLIERKLDLVTTGQSGPDDQALAEYLGYVELLQQISAALIAALPPDTVAQSDTSSAPASLDQDGLPSQLLAKVKGSELSMDGLASAPLTVRRIALVAASDSPGGQAIRTIISDQFEQPALYQLLDANNALSAFNLIEEYRPELLIIEARLPGLNGLEACKMIRSHPQWREAKVLMLIDSQDKSESVIQSGADDYLVTPAQVDATVSKLKELLAKKIDRTCPAPAASTWTLD
- a CDS encoding response regulator; the protein is MMQIERIMLIDDDASIRKIAAVTLERVGKWQVKTADGGLSGLAMASEFKPDVILLDVMMPGMDGPATYKLLKEDPAVTNTPVIFMTAKVQGQELESYSQLGVQGVISKPFNPLTLPAEIEALVNGG
- a CDS encoding hybrid sensor histidine kinase/response regulator translates to MIEDDGHYRKFVHELLSKQTDPSFILTYASSIEEAQANLEQSQTNVILLDLNLPQSKGLTTLSKVQEIAPQCPIIVLTGSDNEDLGLQAVSMGAHEYLVKQHISKDSLVRCIRYSIERHRVDQQRMRMAAIQDFTAMLAHDLKVPMLGAEKVLEALLAKQLGELTETQEQVINSLRDANKNQLRLVQKLLEIYRYESGESSLDLREVDAAAILNDCVSEIGASKKVPIAVKIQAECTNTVTKGDEQALRQLFINLLDNAIKYGDNTKSVNVILQNKKDSLNIHIQNFGVPLPSGIQHIIFHKFWQGIPGKTYVANTGLGLYLCHRIAHLHRGNLSCKSTKEEGTIMTIRLPLVPVNQLAESKK